Genomic window (Equus quagga isolate Etosha38 chromosome 12, UCLA_HA_Equagga_1.0, whole genome shotgun sequence):
ccaccttgGACTCTGGTCTTTCCTCAAGTTCTCAATTCTGGAGTTACCCACTGCTTAGCCTTTTCCaccaaatctttttatttcttcccctctGCTTCCTTATACAAATCTTGCCTATAACATTTATCACATTGCATTGTAATTACATGcatgtctctctttctctaaggCTTTGTAAGGTTCCTGGGAATATCACATCTTTTCACCTTTTTCTGGCCAGAACCTGGCTCGTGGTAGACACTGATAAAATAGCAGGGCACTGCAGATGGTTGCTACATGTATTGTATGTACTGCTTTTGATACCCTCCAAATCTTGCTTCTTAAGGGCTCGATCCATATATGAACGTGCTTTAGATGTGGACTATCGAAATATTACACTCTGGCTGAAATATGCcgaaatggaaatgaagaatcGTCAGGTCAACCATGCCCGAAATATCTGGGACCGGGCCATAACAACTCTGCCTCGGGTCAACCAGTTCTGGTAAGTTTCTGATCTAATGAAACGGCGTTTTGTAGACTAGGAAAGATCCACATTcgtgttatttattttatttacctagttgtaattgtatgtatttaattttatatcctttttcttGAAACCTACTATAagtacttttttttgttttatagtctaTTAGGTCATAATTACAATGTATAATAGCTCTgtaatcaaaactaaaattttgatTGCAATCTTCTCTGCATAAGAAACTGCTTGTTGAACTAAAagcaatttttaagaaaaatatctttttcagtttttcatccttttcagatttatattttaataagaatacACATTTAATATAACCTTTAGGGAAGACAAAGTGTTAAATATTCTTCACTTTTAACAAAGTAGAACTAGAAATTACCAGAGAGCATTTTCTCCCTGAGTCATTTTGACTGTGACGACGGATATTTTCGGGTGGTTTTGTTAAAGGTACAAGTACACGTACATGGAGGAGATGTTGGGAAACATTGCTGGCGCCCGGCAGGTGTTTGAGCGCTGGATGGAATGGCAGCCTGAGGAGCAAGCCTGGCACTCCTACATCAACTTTGAGCTGCGATACAAGGAGGTGGATCGGGCCCGCACCATTTATGAACGCTATATCCTTTGGTGAGGTCTGAGTGATGCCGTAACTGTCTTGTGTGCTGCTCCTCCCCTGGAGGTGTCCTCCTGGTCAGGACACACAGTCGTTAATGTTGGCCTAGAAGTCCAAGATGCAAGTTTCATCTGCATCATAAGCTACATATGTATTTTCTAGGGATGTAGGTTGGTCAGAATAAAAGTTTGTGGTTTGGGTAATTGTTTGAGTTTTTTCAGTGAGCCtggatttgtttatattttgggaCTAATGCTGTGGTACCTTGTAGAAAATGACATACTAAGGCCCTAGCTGCTGTAGCCTGTCCTACTTTTCTAGGGTTTAAGTTGGTCCTTAGCACCATTACTGGAGTCTATCCAGAGGTTTactgtttactagctgtgtgaccccaaCAAGTCAGTTAACTCAtctgagccttggtgtcctcatctgcaaaatgagaataaaaattccTACTGTGGGCCGATTGTGAACCTTAGATGATATTGCGTGAAAGCATTCTTAGCAGCTGAAGTAGTCAGTCCTCATTATTCGCtgtttccatatttgtaaattcTCCTActcgctaaaatttatttgtaaccctaAAATCGATATCTGTGGCACATTTGTAGTCATTTGCAGACGAACACAGAGTGatgaaaaatttgagtcacccGAGGCACATGGTCCCAGCTAGGGACAAACAAGGTGACCCTCTGCCTTCTTGTCTCTACTTGCATACAGAGGTGGCCAGAGGATGGAGACGGGATGGTGCAGTGCAGTGTAGTCACTCTGGGGCCACTTGCATGGGTTTGAACCCCTTCTCTGGCACCGGTTAGTgggtggcctcaggcaagtcacttaaaacTCTGAAccttgttttatcttttataaaataaagaaaatagagtctAAGAATTGGTTGTTTTTAGGCTTTGAGATTTTTAATCTGTATGAgatatgtgtatttatacatatttcccctaggagcaggGCTCACTATTCGCTGATTAAGTGGTTATAGTGACTTCATAGAACATAACTACCACAAATAATGAGAAGCAACTTTATTATGCAATTTTAAGATCTTAATTACCTCTactcattttaatattattagttTAACAAAAGCTTTTCTAGCacttgctgtgtgtcaggcattgttctaagcacttcacaaatattttcatttaatcctcatgacaccCTGTCATGCAGGGACTattccattctacagatgaggaaactgaggcatgtgaGATTAAGTAGCTTGACGGGGGTCTCTCAGGTGGTGATGGCGATGGCACCCAGTAACAACTTCAGAGCCAAAGCTCTTAACATTGTTGTCATATTTGAATGTATTACTACTTTAGAAAttaggggtcggccctgtggctgagtggttaagtttgcgtgctctgcttctgtggcccagggttttgctggttcagatcctgcacgtggacatggcactgctccccAGGCCGTGCTgatgtggtgtcccacatgtcacaactagaaggacctacaactaaaatatacaattatgtactgggggggtggttggggagaaaaagcagggaaaaaaaagattggcaacagttgttagctcaggtgccaatctttaaaaaaaaaaaattaatgatttccTCAAAGAGAGtagattaaaaatagatatatcctattaagaaataaaatggtaattCAGAACTTTCTCTTTTGGCTCTAGTtagcagttttctttttgtgactttttttcttaatcattaattcaaatattaatgTTCTTGAACATGTACTATAAAAGGTGCCCTGTATTGGGCACATTCTTTTGGCCAGAAACTGCTAAGAACCTTACATACATGTCCTCATTTAAAGGCGGCAGTCATCCGGTGTGGTgggtattatttttctctgtttacacatgataaaactgaggcttagacaaGTTAGATGACTTGTCCAAATCACATGGCTGGTAACCAGAGTTCAGCTTTTTGATGGCTCCAAACTCCTTTTGTACCCCTGCTAAAATATTGAAGGAGCCCTGGAGGAAGACGTGGCCCCTCACGGAGGTCACAGTTTAGTGGTTCTCCGCCTTTGTATGTGTTATATCACCCCATCATCAGCGTTTGTGTGGTTGGGGGTTTTGGTTTGGATTTGGGGTTTTTGTGAAGCCATGTTGCCTTGCCTGGTATTTCCTTTATTCCCCTGCACTTGTTCTCGTGCATCCTGATGTGAAGAACTGGATCAAATATGCCCGCTTTGAAGAAAAACATGGTTATTTTGCCCATGCACGGAAAGTGTACGAGAGAGCTGTCGAATTCTTTGGAGATGAACATATGGATGAACACCTTTATGTTGCCTTTgccaaatttgaagaaaatcaaaaagaagtaAGTAAACTTAAATAACTTGATTATGTTGCACAACAGCTTAGAAAAGGTTACTTCTTTGTACATGGAGTTTATTTACATGTTCTTATTTCCTTATccttggagaaaatgttttcaaaatgtaagAATATGATTTCTCAAAACAGCATACATTTGTGCTAATCTGCAGATTGGGAGCTGAGTGATTATAGATTATATTGTAACTGTCTTAATTTTGTGCTTTGCTTGAAAATTAAGCCTTTAAATGTAGAGTGAGAATATTGTCTATAAACTGAGAGTTAGTCATTTACTATCCTGATTAAAGGACTTTACAGGTAATAAATTTGGAAACACAAAGCCCAGAGCCCTCAGAACGGAGAgcagaatttgaaatgaaaacagcGATTGTCCCACAAATAagtcagttcttttctttcatagcatATATGGAAAATAATCCCTTAAAGCAGCTCAGATAACGTAGAATTGAGAGAGGTAGGCTGAGATCTGAATGCAGGGTCTTGCATAGGTCACAGTAGGGAGCTCAGATTCTGTCCTAAGGCTGGTGGGAAGTATTGGGGgcggttttaagcaggggagtggtAGGATATAGTTTATATTGTAAGGAGAGCATCTCGCTAATTCATGGAGATTGTATTAGGGGCAGGGTGGCAAAAGTGAGGACATTTTTGAAATGGTCCACAAAGGAAATGGAGGTAGGTGGgcagggggatggggagaagtgAAGGAAGGTAGAAATGGCAGGGCTTGTTGAAGCAGTGAATGTGGGGAATGAGGAAAGCAGAAAATCAAGCAGGACTCCTGGAGAGTTTGGCTGGCGCAAGTGCATGATGGTAGGAGTTGCTTGCCAGGATTAGGAAGACTGGGAAAGGCTCAGGTTTGGTGGGGAGATAGAGGAGCTCAGTTGAGACCATTTAGTCTGAGCTGCATAGGCGACATCTAATTGGCAGTGGTAGGTAGACCTTATTAAATGTAGAGCTCAAAGGAGAGTGTCAGTCCATCCTGACTGAAttacctcaacaaaaagaagaaaaatcttactTTGGACATTCTGAGAACTTAAAATCTAAGTTACAAGTGACGTTTTATGTCATAATTACTGTGCTAGTTGTCACTAGAATGAGAATATTGTGTTATGGCTGATAACCATCCTGTCCTCTTAGTTTGAAAGGGTACGAGTGATCTACAAGTATGCCCTGGATAGAATTTCAAAACAGGAGGCCcaagaactctttaaaaattataccatcTTTGAGAAGAAGTTTGGTGATAGGCGGGGCATTGAAGACATCATCGTGAGCAAACGGAGATTCCAGTATGAAGAAGAAGTGAAGGTGAGTGCTGGGGTAGATGCTTAACTCTGCAAGTAACTGACATGTGCCGCCCAATACTAGctacaataaaatgaataatagcaCGTTAAGCCTACCAGTGATTACGGTATGTTTCTGCAATAAATTGGCAGCTATTCCAGACAGGTAGGAATAAAGAGGCTGATAGAAACAGCAAGCACCACTTGGATTTGCTCTGCCACTCACGTGTGGAAAGTAGCTTTGATTGCTGATTGTGTGCTGTAGAACTTGagcaaaaaaatctcaaatctgTTTGAGCTCATTTTTGAAACAAGATGGAAGCATCAGAGATTGAtccaaaaaaagtttttatatgTTACATTTTAGCTTAACTGCTTGAATGAAAGAGGTATCATGGATATGATTctattctcatttctttgtctgtaatgtactgtttttatttgaattcaaAGATAGTAGCATTTTCAAGATATCTCCAAAGAGAGGACTAAGTCAGGTATTAAATGAGGCCAGCAGGATATATTCAAGATAAATTACTATTAATTGAAAAGGCAGATGCCACAGTTGTGAGCATCGTAATATTTCCATTGTAATTTTAAATCTAGACATAATGATATGTAGTCActtatataaacaaatacatttataaaaataggcaTCCAATTATTGAGTAATTATTTGGGGAGTAGTGGTGAGAGGGGTCTTGCTGTGGAGCACTTTAATAATCTGTCCTctatgttctttattcttttctatttataaaatctcggggatggtatttttaaaataagatagcaggtaaaatctagagaaaaaagttgctaaaaaatagaaagttaatCTGGTGCCTTCTTTCAGCTCACATAGTCCAGCAAGTGTagctcttggttttgtttttatttattaaacttaCTGTCTTTCTAGGCTAATCCACACAATTATGACGCATGGTTTGATTACTTGCGTTTGGTGGAAAGTGATGCAGAAGCAGAAACAGTGCGAGAAGTCTATGAAAGAGCCATTGCCAATGTCCCACCCATTCAGGAGAAGAGGCACTGGAAGCGCTACATCTATCTGTGGGTCAACTATGCACTCTATGAAGAACTGGAGGCAAAGGTGAAAAATGGAATTACGTGTCATCCGTTAATGGTTTCCTTACCCATGCGCTTACAGCTCAGCTGCTGTGGGTAGTAACTGATATTTACAATCCTTGAAACAGAGGAATTTAGTTTTAGATTCTTATAGGCCTCCGTCAGCCATACAGTTATATATTCTCTCCACAACATTTTAAACTCTGTACCTGTTGTGGGCATGGGTGAGGTGTTTTTTTATTTGGttgtattttggtttttaaacttTGAGGCACAACAAGATTATCACTTGGAACTTGAAGGGAACAATGAACCAGCCCTTAGTTTAATTATGTATGGTTTCCTGGGTTTTCTTGTAAATAGGGATCACATCTAGGTTGCACATTTTCACTTTGGTAAAGATCCAGTGGAATTTTCAGAATTTGGTTGTGTACAAATTAATGTTGATGGGTTCTCTAATAAGCTCTGCTGTTGATCTGAGACCATAAaacatctttgtttctttctgctaTCAGGCAAAAAAGCCTTTCCACACGGAAGCTCTCAAAGTTTGATGGCTATATTGTTGGTGATTCTTAAACCAAAATTTGATGGCCAAGGTAGTTCACACTTTTGATCATAAATGAAATCAGGGTTTGAAAATAGCAACTTATGAAAACATATTCAATGTTGGGGATGCACCTTTTTACTAGTATTAGTAAAATTAGTAACCAGTAAAATTAGTATTAGCAACAGATTTCAgtattttgtgaaaatttcttaTCCTAATACAGGATCCTGAGAGGACAAGACAGGTGTATCAAGCCTCTTTGGAACTAATTCCTCATAAAAAGGTACATTTGCTCTAAGTGTTCTGTTCCAAACATGTCAAAATCCTGCTTCTGTACTTGTGaaataattcagtaaaataatatatatattttttaattgtttttttaaaattttttttaaatgttaataagcatattggcttataacattgtgtaagtttcaggtatATGTTATTGTATATctgcttctgtatagactgcatcgtgctgaCCACCAGTAGTCTAGGTTTTATCCGTCAcaatacatatgtgcccctttacccctgtCACCTTTCCACAAgccttttccctctggtaaccactaatctgttctctttatccatgtgtttctgtatcttccacatatgagtgaaattatgtagtgtttatctttctctgtttggcttagttcacttagcataataccctcaaggtccatacatgttgtcacaaatggcacaattttgtcttttttacgactgagtagtattccattgtatatatataccacatcttctttatccattcatccattgatgggcacctgggttgcttccatgtcttggctattgtgaataatgctctaGTGAACATATGgatacataagtctctttggattgttgatttcaagttctttggatatattcccagtagtgggatggttgggtcatatggcatttctatttttaattttttgagaaatcgccacactgttttccatagtggccccaccagtctgcattcccaccaccagtgtatgagggttctcttttctccacatcatctccaacatttgttattttttgtcttgttaattatagccattctggtgggtgtaaagtgatatctcattgtagttttgatttgcactgactgctgtgtgaggatccatGTCCTGGATCACTTTGGCCTGTGAGAGGGAGGGGCCCACTCCCCTAGTTCCACTACTTCtctggggatccagtccacccaccttcagacatatAGCTGCATGGCTCTCTCAGGCATCCtcttgtgctgtgtagggaatcctctgttagTTAATGGATATccatttggttgtaacttagaggggacaAAGAGTACTACTtcctctgccatgatgctgacatcactctcagtattttttgttggaatatttccctgtgctaggcactatggaaaacataaataagaacGAGATGTGCTCTTTGCCTGTGAAAACAGCTTACAGTGTAGTTGAGAAGACAACCTGTGTTGTGACAAATGAATAACACAGATAATAATGTAGAAACTCAGAGGAGGATGAGTAATTGGAATAGACTGAGTAGGAGGAGGAAGACACACATCCAGAGGGCACACAGTGTGTACAGGAAACAAAAACAGGTGTTTCTTGGTCACTGAGTGAATGGATGCATGCATGAGTGAACACATGCGTGTTCTGGAAATGGTTGTGATGTTATCTCTGCCATATTTCCGAGCAGAGAAACAAGTAGCAATGTTGACCAAGTTACCTTCTAGAACAGAGGTGGCATCTTCTTGCCCGCTCACAAACATACCCACAAAACAAAGCCAGTTCTGAGTAGGGGCTGCAGGGCCATACAATACAATAAAGTATCTGTTTTACTGTTTtaacttttatgaaataaatatcatcACCTTTGCTCATAAACGAGAAAATATATCTGTCCTAGCTCTGAAGTTTTAGGGAAATCTAATTGCCTGTGGCTTTTGTTAATTtaaacttaatttaatttaatttaaatgagtCTCTTAAGCTAGAtgtttttgtgcttttgttttctagttcACATTTGCCAAAATGTGGTTACTATATGCACAAtttgaaataagacagaaaaatttACCATTTGCCAGAAGAGCTTTGGTAAGTAAAGAAAGGATCAAGATGCATCGTTAAGTTCCaggagaaggaaatggacatCTTTGTGCTTACAAGTTGTACAATTTCTActaagaaacaacagaaatactATGCCTTTATAACCTGAGATATGTTAGAAAACACATGGCCTTTGAAGAAGGATTGGGTGATAACGCTTAAATTATTCTGTTTCAACATTGGAAATTTTATCTTAGGTCAGATTAGGTCTTTGATCTTTACAAGTCTGATCCTGTTAAAAATTTTTGATGTATTAAATGCACCTCCCTCTTaataattgttctaaaatttCTTAATAGGGTCAAATACTGTGTTTAAATGCTTTTGTCCTGATAAGCTACTCTTGCCCTGGCTGTGGACAGCAAGGCAGAGTTTATTCTTTGATTACCTTTTTACTCATAGGAGATTTTATACATCTGGTATCCATATTGGAGatcttgagaaattaaaaatccaaaatagtTGTCCAAACAATTCTGGAACACAGGCACCAGTGGGCACAGGCCCTCTTGACCACTGACTGAATTAGAGTTTCCTTTGGCCTTCTGTCAGGAGCCATCATGAACAGTGAAACCACAGAGGGAGAGAGCCGCTTGCCATGCTGACTCTCCAAGGTTCTTGCTCAGCAGAGAACAGCTTCTAGGACAGGTCGACGATATCTGTGCACAAGTCGAACCCACTAAGGCATCACAGCAgtcagtcattttcttttccagggAACTTCCATAGGCAAATGTCCAAAGAACAAGTTATTTAAAGGTTACATCGAATTGGAGCTACAGCTTCGAGAATTTGACAGATGCCGGAAGCTTTATGAAAAGTTCCTGGAATTTGGACCTGAAAATTGTACTTCTTGGATTAAATTTGCGGAATTAGAGACAATCCTTGGTGACATTGAGAGAGCCCGGGCAATCTATGAATTAGCCATCAGTCAGCCACGCTTGGACATGCCAGAGGTGAGGATCTCAAGCTGaatataattttgtttcagaCACTTCTCTAGTATGACTTTAGATGGCAGTCaaaatgtgtgtgcattttaGGGCATAGCGATGATGTAACTAACCTACAGACTCTTCCACTGAGGTTAGGACTCTTCTGTTTTGGAGACAGAAAAGGTGGGGCAGCAGCCTTCTAGTTGGATCCCAGAGCACAGCAAAGCCCCATTATGACCCCGAGGATGAACTGGGATATAATGGGTGGGTGATTGGCTCTCTTCCTCCCTGTCTCAAACAGAAGGCTAGAGGGGATGGCATAGGGAAGGCTCATCAAGGACACAGACAGCAGGCAACTGCATGTGGAGAACAAGGGAGATGGAGGCTGAGCCTGCACAGCCCTGGATTCTCCTGGCACAGTTTTGCCCAGGTTAGGCCAGCGAAAGAGGCTCTAATTAACCAGGATGTTCTGGAATTACTGCTGCCACTGTCCTGGAAGTCCTGGCCTGCCACAGGACCCAAAATCATCCCTTCAGTATTTAAGCTTGAGCCACAAGGTGGCACCAAACCACAGCTAGGGCCACTTTGAATCTCTCGGGAACCACTAAACTCACTAGGCCGTTTTGTTAATCTCGCACCAGTATGACCCTGCGTTTAATGGTTCACCAGGCCCCACTGATTGTATTAGGGCAGGGCTTTATGCGCTGTGGGTTCCCTCACTTGGCCTCAGCTCCTCACAGACTGCCAGCTCCCAGACGTCTGGGCCACATCTTACTCATCCTTGTGGCCCAACTGGCTGTACCTAGCAAGTACTGAATGCCTTGTGAGTTGAATTCAAACATATCAACAAATTTACAGTGGCACTTAAAGCAGTATATACTGCTATCGAAGGCCTGCTTTCTCCCCACAAGTTCATTTATATGTGGCAGGATCATGATGGTGCCTGGGAGACTTGGCAAGTttctcagctctttttttttaaagattggcacctgagttaacatctgttgccaatcttctttttttcttttcttcttctccccaaagccccccagtacatagttgtatatcctagttgtgagtgcctctggttgtctgtgtgggacgccgcctcaacacaACCTGATGagttggtgccatgtccacctccaggatccaaaccggtgaaagcctgggccgctgaagtagagagcaggaacctaaccactgggccacggggccggcccctgcgcTCTTCTTAAGTCTAGCATTTGAAAAACTCCAAAAGAGAATCCAAAAATAAATCCAAGGTCTTTTTTCTCATAATCTAGAACTCTAGCCAAGTTTTGGCCAGCTTATAAATGCCAGTATTTATTTTATCCACATACCATCTGTTTCTTAACTGTTGACAAAAGTCCTAGGTTCCTGGATGTCCAGGGTTGGAGTGGTGGTACAGCTGTGCTTTAGGTATGGGCatgttgctttttaaatgtcTAGACTGACTATTAAGTTATCTTTTTTAGGTGCTTTGGAAATCATATATTGATTTTGAAATTGAGCAGGAAGAAACCGAAAGAACACGAAATCTTTACCGACGATTGCTTCAACGGACACAACATGTCAAGGTATCCGGTGCCTTGTAGATTATCTTTGATTTTGCTTGAATCAGCAGTTCTGAAGAAGTATcgtatttctatattttaagtgttttctaaaatatatttattttaagtgacttgcttgtttttaaagagaaCTTGTGAGTCTAGAGGACTTTGGAATATTAAGCTTATATCAGGTCAATATTTATACTGCATGTCAATAACTTGGATATCACAGGATGGAATAAAAAGTTAAACTCTCTTAAGGATTTCAGACACCTAATTGGATATAGAAACAGACTGCTTCAACGTT
Coding sequences:
- the CRNKL1 gene encoding crooked neck-like protein 1, which gives rise to MAASTAAGKQRIPKVAKVKNKAPAEVQITAEQLLREAKERELELLPPPPQQKITDEEELNDYKLRKRKTFEDNIRKNRTVISNWIKYAQWEESLKEIQRARSIYERALDVDYRNITLWLKYAEMEMKNRQVNHARNIWDRAITTLPRVNQFWYKYTYMEEMLGNIAGARQVFERWMEWQPEEQAWHSYINFELRYKEVDRARTIYERFVLVHPDVKNWIKYARFEEKHGYFAHARKVYERAVEFFGDEHMDEHLYVAFAKFEENQKEFERVRVIYKYALDRISKQEAQELFKNYTIFEKKFGDRRGIEDIIVSKRRFQYEEEVKANPHNYDAWFDYLRLVESDAEAETVREVYERAIANVPPIQEKRHWKRYIYLWVNYALYEELEAKDPERTRQVYQASLELIPHKKFTFAKMWLLYAQFEIRQKNLPFARRALGTSIGKCPKNKLFKGYIELELQLREFDRCRKLYEKFLEFGPENCTSWIKFAELETILGDIERARAIYELAISQPRLDMPEVLWKSYIDFEIEQEETERTRNLYRRLLQRTQHVKVWISFAQFELSSGKEGSLAKCRQIYEEANKTMRNCEEKEERLMLLESWRNFEDEFGTVSDKERVDKLMPEKVKKRRKVQADDGSDAGWEEYYDYIFPEDAANQPNLKLLAMAKLWKKQQQEKEAAEQDPDKDIDESGS